In a single window of the Roseiconus lacunae genome:
- a CDS encoding coiled-coil domain-containing protein, whose translation MGEIFGLPVFPIFVFICAGFGLGYLYFYSDGDDKDQRVKELEEQLRIQTSGQQDQSGQVEQLTRSLETATSDVDRLYDEIAALRADNEELDAALAEAKSDSQDRTKKHQEMLEQLDSLQIANESLQNQYEQAVAAKERAIADREVVDRETHSTESATIAANEKIARQDETINALRESNSALTIEVEELNERLEKLSVFQTSHAELTALTEQSERQAVEHNELVASLREELKQKNDRVAGLEDSLEKLQQSVLLRQRSDEELELSSQQLLEQTETLQSVLSEKERQIATLQGSLSSQQRQSEQNETIVEQLRRNIESLVEQKDEATGKYASIVTSVELMQQQLASALDQAERTADQNERLADLVEEKQNQISDLETKLVSAESYRNELLELQLENDGRMSELDDRDRLIATLRTEIQTLRSELQELIDVRQQCDDLEAQCNELSLRCGQQNEQLEQLPVLQAELEELDAEMESWISDVEQEHAIRVSLEASVSDKTTRIAELSKRCEEIEPLKAENSRLGETVTAQLETITQLSEQLESTESTLRDSEEGREQLQEQLAVIESLESDNQSLADRLRDHVDKMESLTNSVRDKDVELTELRSKSELAEELESKLATLQSQLQTQSSLAEDLEDRLGAREVEIACLLEQVELVGPLTEANEAISEQLKEANRQIAGLNASLSDQEMEIESLRESEQQLTEIQEQFELALQQNDQAAEVIKAVEAETASVNARYEELTVTCEDLRSINQELRDEVEVRQERLQSAVTTIESMGADLREKEQDMADLKSRMADVIDLEKQLHLRDRDINQLKQQSELQTRAFAEQREELLRLRDEVVDMDATRQQFESARLRISELTNKYETLLSTNKTVRNHVDELTRELDSGNEVIADLRRQLSERSDQQQATTARLKDVSAELEALKRANELLIAKASDLTAHLKRVSEEHEASLQANEQAHSQIRELQTEIHRQNTTIRTLRRDRGSIDQIDTRDAA comes from the coding sequence ATGGGCGAGATCTTTGGACTGCCAGTATTCCCAATCTTTGTGTTCATCTGCGCCGGGTTTGGTCTTGGCTATCTCTATTTCTATTCCGACGGTGACGACAAGGATCAGCGAGTCAAGGAACTTGAAGAGCAACTGAGGATTCAGACGAGCGGTCAGCAAGATCAAAGCGGTCAGGTCGAGCAGCTGACTCGGTCGTTGGAGACCGCGACGTCCGACGTCGATCGATTGTATGACGAGATCGCCGCGCTGCGTGCAGACAATGAAGAGCTTGACGCGGCGTTAGCCGAGGCAAAATCCGATTCGCAAGACCGGACAAAAAAGCACCAGGAGATGCTCGAACAACTCGATTCACTTCAGATCGCGAACGAGTCGTTGCAGAACCAGTACGAACAAGCTGTTGCGGCGAAAGAGCGAGCGATCGCGGATCGGGAAGTGGTTGATCGCGAAACTCATTCGACAGAATCGGCGACGATCGCCGCAAATGAGAAGATCGCGCGGCAAGACGAAACCATCAACGCTCTGCGTGAATCGAATTCGGCACTGACGATCGAGGTCGAGGAACTGAATGAAAGGCTGGAAAAGCTTTCGGTGTTCCAAACTTCTCACGCAGAGCTAACTGCGTTAACTGAACAGTCCGAACGTCAAGCTGTTGAACACAATGAACTCGTCGCGTCGCTGCGGGAAGAGTTAAAGCAAAAAAACGACCGAGTCGCGGGGCTGGAAGATAGCTTGGAAAAGTTGCAGCAATCGGTGTTGCTGCGACAACGTTCCGACGAAGAGCTTGAACTCTCGTCGCAACAACTACTCGAACAAACTGAAACGCTGCAATCAGTCCTCTCCGAGAAAGAACGGCAAATCGCAACGCTACAGGGTAGCCTGAGCAGCCAGCAAAGACAGTCCGAGCAAAACGAGACCATCGTCGAACAGCTGCGGCGGAATATCGAGTCATTGGTCGAACAAAAAGACGAAGCGACCGGCAAGTATGCTTCGATCGTTACCAGCGTCGAATTAATGCAACAGCAGCTGGCGTCGGCGCTCGACCAAGCCGAACGGACTGCGGATCAAAATGAGCGTTTGGCAGACCTCGTCGAAGAAAAGCAAAACCAGATATCGGATCTAGAAACCAAGCTTGTCAGCGCCGAAAGCTATCGAAATGAGCTACTAGAACTTCAGCTCGAAAATGATGGCCGGATGTCTGAGTTGGACGATCGAGATCGCTTGATCGCGACGTTGCGAACGGAAATCCAGACACTTCGATCTGAGTTGCAGGAACTCATTGACGTGCGTCAGCAGTGCGATGATTTGGAAGCACAATGCAATGAGCTTAGCCTTCGATGCGGTCAGCAAAACGAACAACTGGAGCAACTGCCGGTCCTGCAAGCTGAGCTCGAAGAACTCGATGCGGAAATGGAATCCTGGATCAGTGATGTGGAACAGGAGCATGCGATTCGAGTCAGCCTGGAAGCAAGTGTAAGTGATAAAACAACGCGGATTGCCGAGCTTTCCAAACGTTGCGAAGAGATCGAGCCACTGAAGGCTGAAAATTCACGGTTGGGAGAGACCGTAACCGCGCAACTTGAAACGATCACGCAGCTTAGTGAGCAGCTTGAGTCGACTGAGTCAACGTTGCGAGATTCCGAAGAGGGACGAGAGCAGCTTCAGGAGCAACTTGCCGTCATCGAATCCCTTGAAAGTGACAATCAATCGCTGGCGGACAGACTGCGTGATCACGTCGACAAAATGGAATCGTTGACCAACAGCGTCCGTGACAAAGACGTGGAGCTGACCGAGCTGCGCTCGAAATCAGAGTTGGCCGAAGAGCTCGAGTCGAAGCTCGCGACATTGCAGTCGCAACTGCAGACACAATCATCGCTTGCCGAAGATTTGGAAGATCGATTGGGAGCCCGGGAAGTTGAAATCGCATGTCTGCTCGAACAGGTGGAATTGGTCGGGCCTTTGACCGAAGCGAACGAAGCCATTTCGGAACAACTGAAGGAGGCGAATCGACAAATCGCCGGGCTGAATGCTTCACTGAGCGATCAAGAGATGGAGATCGAATCTCTTCGCGAATCAGAGCAGCAACTCACCGAGATCCAAGAACAATTCGAACTCGCCCTACAGCAAAATGATCAGGCAGCCGAAGTGATCAAAGCCGTCGAAGCAGAAACTGCTTCCGTCAACGCACGGTACGAAGAGCTTACGGTGACGTGCGAAGATTTACGGTCGATCAACCAAGAACTTCGGGACGAGGTCGAAGTTCGTCAGGAACGATTGCAGTCGGCAGTCACGACGATCGAATCGATGGGGGCTGATCTTCGCGAAAAAGAACAAGATATGGCAGATCTAAAAAGCCGGATGGCTGATGTAATCGATTTGGAAAAGCAATTGCATCTGCGTGATCGAGACATCAATCAATTAAAACAACAGAGTGAGCTGCAAACGCGGGCATTCGCTGAGCAGCGTGAGGAGTTGCTTCGTTTGCGTGATGAAGTGGTCGACATGGACGCAACCCGTCAGCAATTCGAATCGGCAAGGCTACGGATAAGTGAGTTGACCAACAAATACGAAACTCTGCTGTCAACGAACAAGACGGTCCGCAATCATGTCGACGAGTTGACTCGCGAGCTGGATTCTGGCAACGAGGTCATCGCCGACTTGCGGCGTCAATTGTCCGAACGATCGGATCAACAGCAGGCAACGACGGCCCGCTTAAAAGATGTGTCTGCAGAACTTGAAGCATTAAAACGTGCGAACGAGCTGCTGATCGCGAAGGCGTCCGACCTCACCGCTCATTTGAAACGAGTCAGCGAAGAACATGAGGCAAGCTTGCAAGCGAACGAGCAGGCTCACTCTCAAATCCGTGAACTGCAGACTGAAATTCATCGCCAGAACACCACTATCCGCACTCTACGGCGTGACCGTGGATCGATCGATCAAATCGACACTCGCGATGCGGCATAG
- a CDS encoding transposase, which translates to MPRPKRADEKNAIYHAFNRGNARSTIFHKDADYEAFENILSEGLERYPCRILAYQLMPNHWHFALQPTADGGMSNFLRWVSLTHTMRYHAHYSSSGEGHVYQGRFKSFPVQDDDHFLTLCRYVERNAMRAGLVARAEAWRWGSLYRWNCSSEPIPKLLSPWPIRRPPGWLDRVNTPLEEKELDRIRWSIRRGSPLGDAGWVESIARRLDLESTLRPRGRPKKRPPGNGKES; encoded by the coding sequence ATGCCACGACCCAAGCGAGCCGACGAGAAGAACGCCATTTACCATGCCTTTAATCGAGGCAACGCGCGATCGACGATCTTTCATAAAGACGCCGACTATGAGGCCTTCGAGAATATTCTCAGCGAAGGATTAGAGCGATACCCGTGTCGTATCTTGGCATACCAGTTGATGCCCAATCACTGGCACTTCGCCCTGCAGCCGACCGCAGACGGTGGGATGAGCAATTTTTTGCGGTGGGTCAGTCTTACCCACACGATGCGATACCATGCCCACTACAGCAGTTCTGGCGAAGGGCACGTGTACCAGGGACGCTTTAAAAGCTTCCCGGTCCAAGACGATGACCACTTTCTGACGCTCTGCCGCTACGTGGAACGCAATGCCATGCGAGCCGGACTAGTCGCCCGCGCAGAAGCCTGGCGTTGGGGATCACTTTATCGGTGGAACTGTTCGAGCGAACCGATTCCGAAGCTCCTCTCGCCCTGGCCTATCCGTCGTCCTCCAGGCTGGCTGGACCGAGTGAATACACCACTGGAGGAAAAGGAGCTAGATCGAATCCGCTGGTCGATTCGTCGGGGCAGCCCGCTAGGCGATGCCGGCTGGGTCGAGTCAATCGCCAGGCGTTTGGACTTAGAATCGACACTCCGTCCAAGAGGCCGCCCTAAAAAGCGGCCACCAGGGAACGGTAAAGAGTCCTGA
- a CDS encoding DinB family protein produces the protein MSQSGNLIGEMIAASAKLAMGYADRLLTGVGPDDFARFAAVGDTTVQANHPCFILGHLSLYPCRVVSQLGGDAASIEPTDAFETCFNKDAACRDDVDGTIYPNMDAVVDAFRRSHQLAIETVRLATDDQFDAPNPNEAMREKFPTIAAMHGFYLGGHLMIHMGQFSTWRRIKGMGAA, from the coding sequence ATGAGCCAGTCGGGCAATTTGATCGGAGAGATGATCGCGGCATCGGCCAAGCTAGCAATGGGGTACGCGGACCGACTGCTGACGGGAGTCGGGCCAGACGACTTTGCACGTTTTGCTGCCGTCGGTGATACGACTGTTCAGGCTAATCACCCATGCTTCATCCTCGGGCACCTGAGTTTGTATCCCTGCCGAGTCGTCTCGCAGCTTGGCGGGGACGCCGCGTCGATCGAACCCACTGACGCGTTTGAGACCTGCTTCAATAAGGATGCTGCCTGCAGGGACGATGTCGACGGAACGATCTACCCGAACATGGATGCGGTCGTCGATGCTTTTCGCCGATCTCATCAACTCGCGATCGAAACGGTCCGATTAGCTACCGATGATCAGTTCGATGCACCGAATCCGAACGAAGCGATGCGTGAAAAGTTCCCGACGATCGCGGCGATGCATGGGTTCTACTTGGGCGGACACCTGATGATCCACATGGGACAGTTCAGCACATGGCGACGCATCAAAGGCATGGGCGCGGCCTGA
- a CDS encoding tRNA modification GTPase, translated as MMGVVEVGETIVAIATPSTPAVRGAIRMSGSEAIEIVRRLGIEPTSHARPHCVDDQVDLGEPLGRVPVRALLWPTARSYTGQPSVELHTYGSLPILQSLVDASIAVGARAARPGEFTMRAFLAGRLDLAQAEAVLGVIDAESRGALDHALRQLAGNLSKPIERLRGELLDLLADVEAGLDFVDEDIQFIEDDQLTARLTLMAESLSKTREQLELRREDKSNWTLALRGLPNAGKSSLINAMAGRDAAIVTDVAGTTRDVVAITMQIGDFDVTFADTAGLEFVEGDSPEDQIMRVAQSLGGRAGHDADIRLWCVDVNHRDFIVHADQMRRLANEKRRSSIDLWVATKCDDPTCLVEPPWIATSVKTGRGLETLRQSIERSLEQVSGNDSASVVGTAARCRGSLLAAEQAIEAAIGFVRGGNGHEYVSSELRLAASFLGEVTGAVYTDDILDRVFSRFCIGK; from the coding sequence ATGATGGGCGTCGTCGAAGTCGGCGAAACGATCGTTGCAATCGCGACACCGTCGACTCCGGCGGTGCGCGGGGCAATTCGAATGTCGGGATCCGAGGCGATTGAAATTGTGCGCCGGCTTGGGATCGAGCCGACAAGTCACGCGCGTCCCCATTGTGTCGACGATCAAGTAGATCTTGGCGAACCGCTCGGCCGGGTCCCTGTTCGTGCGTTGCTTTGGCCAACCGCACGCAGCTATACCGGCCAGCCGTCAGTCGAACTGCATACCTATGGTTCGCTACCCATTTTGCAGTCCCTTGTCGATGCGTCGATTGCCGTCGGCGCTCGGGCGGCGAGGCCGGGAGAATTCACGATGCGTGCTTTCTTGGCCGGTCGTTTGGACCTCGCCCAAGCCGAGGCGGTGCTGGGGGTTATCGACGCCGAGTCACGCGGGGCGCTCGATCATGCACTTCGGCAGTTGGCGGGAAACCTTTCCAAGCCGATTGAGCGGCTTCGGGGCGAACTGTTGGACCTGTTGGCCGATGTCGAAGCGGGACTCGATTTTGTCGACGAAGACATTCAGTTTATTGAGGATGATCAGCTGACGGCTCGACTGACGTTGATGGCTGAAAGTCTTTCGAAGACACGTGAACAACTCGAGTTACGCCGCGAGGACAAATCGAATTGGACGTTGGCTTTACGAGGCCTTCCCAATGCAGGGAAGAGTAGCTTGATCAATGCGATGGCCGGACGCGACGCCGCGATCGTGACCGATGTCGCCGGGACGACTCGTGACGTCGTTGCGATCACGATGCAGATCGGTGATTTTGACGTGACTTTTGCCGACACCGCTGGATTAGAATTCGTCGAAGGTGACTCGCCGGAAGATCAGATCATGCGGGTCGCGCAGAGTCTCGGCGGTCGGGCCGGTCATGATGCTGACATACGGCTCTGGTGCGTCGACGTCAATCATCGGGACTTCATTGTACATGCCGATCAGATGAGACGACTGGCCAATGAGAAGCGGCGGTCGTCGATTGATTTGTGGGTCGCAACTAAATGCGATGATCCTACATGTTTGGTGGAGCCACCATGGATCGCGACGAGTGTCAAAACGGGACGCGGCCTTGAAACGCTGCGTCAATCGATTGAACGTTCACTCGAGCAAGTTTCAGGGAATGACTCGGCGTCCGTCGTCGGTACAGCCGCGCGGTGTCGCGGTAGTCTGCTCGCAGCCGAGCAAGCGATCGAAGCGGCGATCGGTTTTGTTCGTGGCGGTAACGGTCATGAATATGTCTCTAGCGAGCTGCGGTTAGCCGCATCTTTCTTGGGTGAAGTCACCGGCGCCGTTTACACCGATGACATACTTGATCGCGTCTTCAGCCGTTTTTGTATCGGCAAGTAA
- a CDS encoding protein-disulfide reductase DsbD family protein codes for MTSSLYSMASSRLTFQNSRRLAWAAVAFVALISVAIAASPVAAQFDTSTFNPDGFGQLGSSEDDESLFGDINFGSIAENNAEPYKFSARYFASGDKGRLEVEAIIGKSWHIYSTTQPSGGPLPTKISIKNSSSVKITGPVRPDAPPAKSVSDVYPGVTIEEHDGKVVWSAPLELPRGYQDAIEVDIKSLVCKTGGSCMPANATLTAAHAGPLEGGTTVFANADDAAKNVDPFADPAAKTTKFQEEDYEVSWLAGVSASIAPGQRGQLVFRAKPSGEYHVYSAKTDDSRNATNFVVTEKGGLKVGEPHTEQPLVKSEVLPAVRYHKGDATWSLPISVPQSVSSGPHELKGFIAYQACTDSSCLQPMGLEFTATINVTDKTEQTLQPIKITAAKYVNVLDAAAENAWVDRVAPIGATEEPKLSSQSTADDEAIAVNDSATAEDGSEDAVTPVVLSQSEQKAALPFILLLAFGGGLILNLMPCVLPVVGLKVMSFVQQAGEDRKRVMMLNFAYVAGILCVFGLLTCLAVFASFGWGQQLAYFPVRLGLTVLIFALALSYLGVWELPTPGIATGEKSQDLQQREGPAGAFFTGIFATLMATPCSGPLLGAALAYTIAMPGPEKAAVLMTVGLGMSIPYIILGIFPSLVGFLPKPGNWMVTLKEFLAFLFLGTVAFFFNQFSDGQKLPVFVTLIGVWFGCWVIGKVPPWESLQKQVRGWSIGVTSAIVIGLAAFTYLTAKPVIRAEGSGVEYIVDDHLRWEKYDEVRLKELHAMGKTVMLDFTAAWCVNCIVNKEVALDTEATRKMLEDLDGVAMLADLTDQPEDLVKKLETELGSKSIPMLAIYPGKSPGSPIILRDLVSQNMVLAALQEAGPSVGDGSDSAANVAGSSPQATRLISAVKEPSPVASR; via the coding sequence ATGACGTCTTCCCTGTACAGCATGGCTTCGTCCCGTTTGACGTTCCAAAATTCGCGTCGGCTGGCTTGGGCCGCTGTCGCTTTTGTGGCGTTGATCTCGGTCGCGATCGCGGCAAGCCCGGTCGCCGCGCAATTTGACACTTCGACGTTTAATCCCGATGGGTTCGGGCAATTGGGAAGCAGTGAAGATGACGAAAGTCTCTTCGGCGATATCAATTTTGGAAGCATCGCGGAAAACAACGCCGAGCCCTATAAGTTTTCCGCCCGTTACTTCGCATCGGGTGACAAAGGCCGTTTGGAAGTCGAAGCGATCATTGGAAAGTCATGGCATATCTACTCCACGACTCAGCCATCCGGCGGTCCTCTGCCAACCAAGATCAGCATCAAGAATTCAAGTTCGGTAAAAATCACCGGTCCCGTCCGGCCCGACGCGCCGCCCGCCAAAAGCGTTTCGGACGTTTACCCGGGCGTAACGATTGAAGAACATGACGGCAAAGTCGTGTGGTCGGCACCGCTTGAACTTCCCCGCGGATATCAAGACGCGATCGAAGTCGACATTAAATCGTTGGTTTGTAAAACCGGCGGTTCTTGCATGCCCGCGAACGCGACGTTGACGGCAGCCCACGCCGGTCCACTGGAGGGCGGAACCACGGTTTTTGCGAACGCCGACGACGCGGCTAAGAATGTCGACCCATTTGCCGATCCGGCTGCAAAGACAACGAAGTTTCAAGAAGAGGATTACGAGGTCTCCTGGTTGGCCGGTGTTTCAGCGTCGATCGCTCCCGGCCAACGTGGGCAATTGGTGTTCCGTGCCAAACCATCCGGCGAATACCACGTCTACAGTGCGAAAACGGATGATAGCCGGAATGCGACCAACTTTGTCGTCACCGAAAAGGGCGGCCTGAAAGTTGGCGAGCCCCACACAGAGCAGCCGCTTGTCAAATCGGAAGTGCTCCCCGCGGTACGTTATCACAAAGGCGACGCGACTTGGTCACTGCCGATCTCCGTTCCCCAGTCCGTCTCGTCTGGTCCGCATGAACTGAAGGGCTTCATCGCCTACCAAGCTTGCACGGACAGCAGTTGTTTGCAGCCGATGGGGTTGGAGTTTACTGCGACGATCAATGTCACCGACAAGACCGAGCAAACACTTCAGCCGATCAAGATCACCGCGGCAAAGTACGTCAACGTCCTCGACGCCGCAGCCGAGAATGCTTGGGTTGATCGAGTCGCTCCGATCGGAGCGACCGAAGAGCCAAAGCTGTCTTCGCAGTCGACCGCCGATGACGAAGCGATCGCAGTCAATGATTCTGCAACGGCTGAGGATGGATCAGAGGACGCCGTAACACCGGTTGTCTTGAGCCAGTCGGAGCAAAAAGCTGCTTTGCCGTTCATTTTGTTGCTCGCCTTTGGTGGCGGTTTGATCTTGAACCTGATGCCCTGCGTATTGCCGGTCGTTGGTCTCAAAGTGATGAGCTTTGTCCAACAAGCCGGCGAAGATCGCAAACGTGTGATGATGCTGAATTTCGCGTATGTTGCCGGAATTTTGTGCGTCTTCGGATTGCTCACCTGCCTCGCCGTCTTCGCTTCCTTCGGGTGGGGACAGCAACTCGCCTACTTCCCCGTGCGTCTTGGGTTAACTGTTCTGATCTTTGCATTGGCGTTATCGTATTTGGGCGTTTGGGAGCTGCCGACGCCGGGAATCGCAACGGGTGAGAAGTCACAAGACCTGCAGCAACGTGAAGGTCCGGCGGGGGCGTTCTTCACCGGGATTTTCGCGACGCTGATGGCCACGCCTTGCAGCGGTCCGCTGTTGGGGGCGGCCTTGGCGTACACGATCGCAATGCCCGGACCAGAAAAGGCGGCCGTGTTGATGACCGTTGGTTTGGGAATGTCGATTCCCTACATCATTTTAGGGATCTTTCCTAGCTTGGTTGGTTTCTTGCCCAAGCCCGGCAACTGGATGGTGACGCTCAAAGAGTTTTTGGCGTTTCTGTTTCTCGGAACCGTCGCGTTCTTTTTCAATCAGTTCAGCGATGGGCAGAAGTTGCCGGTCTTCGTAACCTTGATTGGTGTTTGGTTTGGTTGTTGGGTGATCGGTAAGGTCCCGCCATGGGAATCACTGCAAAAGCAGGTGCGCGGATGGTCAATCGGTGTGACCAGTGCGATTGTCATCGGGTTGGCGGCGTTCACCTACCTGACCGCCAAACCCGTCATTCGAGCTGAAGGCAGTGGCGTCGAGTACATTGTCGACGACCACCTGCGTTGGGAAAAGTATGACGAGGTGCGTTTGAAAGAACTGCACGCGATGGGCAAGACTGTCATGTTAGACTTCACCGCCGCATGGTGCGTGAACTGTATCGTTAACAAAGAAGTCGCGCTCGACACCGAAGCGACTCGCAAGATGCTCGAGGACCTTGATGGCGTTGCGATGCTCGCCGACTTAACCGATCAACCTGAGGATCTGGTCAAAAAACTTGAAACCGAACTCGGTAGCAAGTCGATTCCGATGCTTGCGATCTACCCTGGGAAATCTCCCGGCAGTCCAATCATCTTGCGTGATCTGGTTAGCCAAAATATGGTGCTCGCTGCCCTTCAGGAGGCGGGCCCCAGTGTCGGCGATGGAAGCGACTCGGCAGCCAATGTCGCCGGCTCCTCACCACAGGCGACACGTCTGATCTCGGCCGTCAAAGAACCGTCGCCCGTTGCGAGTCGTTGA